In Deinococcus irradiatisoli, the genomic stretch AAGTCATCGACGCCATCGCCCACCACCACGACCCGGAAAACGGCGAAACGCTATACTCGGTGCTGGTGGCCGCCGCCGACGCGATCAGCGCGGCCCGTCCCGGCGCGCGGCGCGAGGAACTCGAAAGTTACATCAAGCGCCTAGAAGCGCTCGAGCAGATCGCGGTGTCGTTTCCCGGCGTCAACTCGGCCTACGCCATCCAGGCCGGGCGCGAGGTGCGGGTCATCGTCGAGCCGGACAAGGTCAGCGACGCCCAGGCCACCCTGCTGGCCCGCGAGATCGCCGGGCGCGTCGAGCAGGACATGGAATACCCCGGTCAGGTGCAGGTCACGGTGGTGCGCGAACTGCGGGCCACCGAGTACGCCAAGTAACTTCCGCCTCCTCCGGCGGGTTGCCGGGTTGCCCACCGCGAGGTGGGCTTTTTTGATTTGGCAGCGCAGCGCTGGAATGTAAGCTGGGCTTGTTTGTGCGCTGTGAACGCCGCACAATGAATCATGAATCCATCGTCACTGCTGGCCGGCTGTTCACGTTTGGTGTTGCTGGGCGCGCTGCTCGCGCTGGGTGGAGTGCCCAGCGGTCTGGCAGGCGGGGCCGGCGCGCCGGTCGGCAGTACCCGTCTGGACCCTCCGGCCGACCTCGGCGCCGCCGGGCCGGTGCGTGAGGTGCAGCTGGCGGCGGCGGCCGACGGCACCCTCACCCTGGCGGTCATCGCCGACGCCGGCACGGCCAGTTCCCGGCGCGGCCCGTTCACCGCCCGCAGTTTGCAGGCCTGGAACTCGGCCGGCGAGCAGTGGCAGGCGCTGGGCGGCGTGCTCAACTACGACCAGCCGCGCCCGATCGCCAACCTCAACCTGGTGCTCGACAACCTCGGCACCCCGGTGCTGGTGTGGAACGAGAACTACGGCGACAACGACGTGGTGGTGTTCCGGGCCTTTCAGGGTGGACAGTGGACCGATTGGCGGGCGCGCTACATCGGTGACGACCTGCCGTACGCCGCGCGCACCCGGGCGGTGGCGGCCTACGGCGGCGAGCCGGTGCTGGCCTGGGGCGAGTACCTGCGCAAGCCCTACGGCAGCCGCCTGACCGTTCGCACCTGGGACGGTCAGACCTGGACGCGCAGCCCGGCCTTCAACGACATCCAGGCCTTTTCCCGCACGCCGGCCATGGCGCTCGACGCCGCCGGTCAACCCACGGTGGCCTGGATTCAGGGCGACGTGCTGGCGAGCAACATCTACGCCAAACGCTGGACCGGGGACCACTGGGAAGCGCTGGGCGGGGTGCTCAACCGTCACCCCGAGACCTACCTCGCCTCGACGCGGATGGTGATGGGCGCCGGGGAGCAGCCGGTCGTCGCCTGGATCGAGGATGTGGGCGGGCAGGACGGTCTGTTCGCTTCTGAGTGGAACGGTCAGACCTGGATCAAGCTGGGAGGGCGCATCGGCAACCGCTTCGCCTCGGCGCCGTCGCTGGCCCTGGACCGGCAGGGCCGCCCAGTGCTGGCCTGGGTCGAGGAGCACGGCAGCCAGGGCGTCATCAAGCTGGCGCGCTGGAACGGGCAGAGCTGGCAGGACTTCGGGCCGATCAACCGCGACCCGCTGCGCGACGCCCGCTCACCCTCGCTGGCGGTGGACCAAAACAACCGCCTGATCCTGGCGTGGCGCGAGGATCAGGCGGGGAAATACCGGGTACAGCTGCAGCGGTTCGGGCCTTAGTTGCGGGCGGCGGGAGCGACGCTCTCGGCGCTGAGCACCGGGGCAGTCTTGAGGGTGCCCACGGCGGCGCTCAGCAGCGTGTCGGTGCCCTTGCCCAGGGCTGCGAGATCGGTGACGCCGCTGACGTCCGGCTTGACGCGCACCGGGTACGGCGTGCCGTCGGGCTTGGCATAGTTGAGGATGGTCAGCTGCAGGGCCGCGCCGCTGTCGAGGGGAAAGACGCGGGTGGCGGTGTTGCCCACGCCCGCCGTCACCTCGCCGATGATGGTGGCGCGCTTGGCGTACTGTAGTTCGTAGGCGAAGAACTCGCTGCACGAGGCGCTGCTGCCGTCCACCATCACCGTCAGCGGGCCAGTCCACAGCGCCGGGCTCTGCACGCCGCTGCGTACCCGCCCGTTGTCGAGGCGTGAGCCGCCGCGCACCACCGTGCGGCTGTCGCCCTGCGCGGTGCGCGCCAGCCGGGTAAAGCTGGGCACGAAGGCGCTCACCGCGCCGTCGCACTCGCTGAGATCGCCGCCGGTGTTGCCGCGCAAATCCACGATCAGCCCCGAGGCCTGCTGGCCCTGGGCCGAGCGCACCTCGTCGTGCACCGTCTGGGCCACGCTGCCGCCGGCCAGGAAGGTGGGAATGCGGATCACCGCGACCTGTCCGGGCTGGTCGGCGCTGGGCGGCAGAAAGCTCAGGCGCGGCAGGTCGCGCGAGCTGCTTTCGCTGGAGGTGATCGCCACCGTGAGCGGCGCGCCGCCGCGTTCCAGGCCCAGCATGATCTGGCGCCCGGCTTCCTTGGCGGCCTTGAGGCCGGCGTAGGTGTACGGCTGGTCGTCGATGGTTTTCAGCACGTCGCCGCGCCGCAGCCCGGCCGCCTCGCTGGCGCTGCCGGGAATCACGTCGAGAATCAGGCGGCTCTCGCCGTCGAGCTGGGCCAGCCGCACCCCGAACTGCAGGCGGTTGCCGCCGGTGGCGCTGGTCATGAAGTCCTTGAAGTCGTCGGGATTCTGGAAGTAGGTGTGCTCGTCGCCCAGCGCGGTGACTTCCGCCGTGACCACCGGAAAGGCCTTCTCGGCGGCGCAGCCGGAAGGATCCGAAGCGCACACCGCCGTGAGGCGGGTCTGGTAATCGCGGGCCAGCGCGGCGCGGTCGACGGTGCTCAGGCCGCCGTACTGGTTCTGAATCAGGTCGTTGACCTCGTCGAAAATCTCCTGGGCGGGGGAAGGCGTCGCCGCAGGTGTGGAGGCCGTATGGGCCTGCGCAGTCACGGGTTTGAGTGCCGATTCCGCCAGCGGAAGGGGCGTTTGTGAAAAGGCTGGGGAAGTCAGGCTCAGGGCCACGGCGAGCATCAGCAAGCGTTTCATAACCTAAGGGATATTGTGCGCCCAATTCGCCGGGTTTTGATCTGGGTTTAATGTGGGGGTTTGTGCCGTCTGACACAACAAAAAACTCCCCTCGAAAGGGGAGATCGGTGACAATGTGGCGGGGGCCAATCTCAGCGGGTGCGGGGGTCGAAAGCGTCGCGCACCGCGTCGCCGAAGAGGTTCCAGCCCAGGCTGAAAAGGATGATGAACGAGGCGGGCAGCACCGTGACGTACCAGTACTGATTGTCCATCCACGAGCGGGCAAAACTCATGAACTGGCCCCAGTCGGTGTAGCCCACCGGCAGGCCGATGCCCAGAAACGACAGGGCGGCGATGCTCAGCGGAATGGTGCCGAGGTCGAGAATGGCGATGGTGAGCACCGAGGCCACCGAGTTGGGCAGCACGTGCTTGAAGATCAGGCGCTGGTCGTGGGCGCCGAGCGAGCGGGCGGCGTCCACGAATTCCAGGTTGCGTGTCCTGAGGATGTCGCCGCGCACGATGCGGGCGTACTGGGTCCAGCCGGTCAGGCAGAATGCCAGGATGATGCTGCCGATGCTCGGCCCCAGCACCGTGAGCAACACGATGGTGAGCACCAGGCTCGGCAGCGAGAGCATCACGTCGATGAAGCGCTGAATCAGGTTGTCGAGCCAGCCGCCGTAGTAGCCGCTGACAGCGCCCACGATGATACCGGTGAGCAGGGTGATCGCCACGATCACCAGTCCCAGTTTCATCATCACGCGGGTGCCCCAGATCATGCCGTAGAAGATGTCGTAGCCCTGCGAGGTACCGAAGTAGGCGGTGCCACTCGGCGGGGTGGGAATCGGCGAGAAGCTCTCGCGCTCGGTGCGGTAGCAGCTGTCGGGCGCGGCGAACAGCACCTTCCAGAACGCGCCGCCGGCCGGGTTGTAGATCTCGCGGGTCTGGCTGATACCCAGGTCGCGCAGGCAGTTGCCGCCGGCTTCCTGGCTGGGCGCGGCGATAAACGGCGCGAAGAAGGCGGTCAGCAAAAAGATCAGGGTCATGATCAGCCCGACCACGGCCAGCTTGTTGCGCCGCAGCTTGATCACCGGACGCGAAGCGAAGAAGGTCCTGAAACGGCTGGGGGGTTTGGTCGGGCTGGATGCGGGAAGGGTCGTCATGAAAAAACCGCCTTGCCAAGCGGGCGCAGTGTCCCGGAAAGAAGGAAGCGTGGCCCTGTCGCCGCCGGCTCAATCGAAGCGTACACGCGGATCCACCACCCCGTAGAACAGGTCGGTCAGGGTGCTGATGACCACCACGATGATGGCCGAGAGCAGCGCGAACCCCATCACGGCCGAGATGTCGAGGTTCTGCGCCGCGCCGCCGACCCACTGCCCCACGCCGGGGTAAGCGAAGATCGTTTCGGTGATGATGGCCCCGGCCAGCAGATTGATGGCGGTGAAGCCGGTCAGGGTCACGATCGGCAGCAGGGCATTGCGCCGGGCGTGCTTGAGGTTCACGGCCCGGTGGCCCAGCCCCTTGGCCCGGGCCGTCCGCACGTAATCGCTGGTCAGCGTTTCGA encodes the following:
- a CDS encoding ABC transporter permease; the protein is MTTLPASSPTKPPSRFRTFFASRPVIKLRRNKLAVVGLIMTLIFLLTAFFAPFIAAPSQEAGGNCLRDLGISQTREIYNPAGGAFWKVLFAAPDSCYRTERESFSPIPTPPSGTAYFGTSQGYDIFYGMIWGTRVMMKLGLVIVAITLLTGIIVGAVSGYYGGWLDNLIQRFIDVMLSLPSLVLTIVLLTVLGPSIGSIILAFCLTGWTQYARIVRGDILRTRNLEFVDAARSLGAHDQRLIFKHVLPNSVASVLTIAILDLGTIPLSIAALSFLGIGLPVGYTDWGQFMSFARSWMDNQYWYVTVLPASFIILFSLGWNLFGDAVRDAFDPRTR
- a CDS encoding S41 family peptidase, with product MKRLLMLAVALSLTSPAFSQTPLPLAESALKPVTAQAHTASTPAATPSPAQEIFDEVNDLIQNQYGGLSTVDRAALARDYQTRLTAVCASDPSGCAAEKAFPVVTAEVTALGDEHTYFQNPDDFKDFMTSATGGNRLQFGVRLAQLDGESRLILDVIPGSASEAAGLRRGDVLKTIDDQPYTYAGLKAAKEAGRQIMLGLERGGAPLTVAITSSESSSRDLPRLSFLPPSADQPGQVAVIRIPTFLAGGSVAQTVHDEVRSAQGQQASGLIVDLRGNTGGDLSECDGAVSAFVPSFTRLARTAQGDSRTVVRGGSRLDNGRVRSGVQSPALWTGPLTVMVDGSSASCSEFFAYELQYAKRATIIGEVTAGVGNTATRVFPLDSGAALQLTILNYAKPDGTPYPVRVKPDVSGVTDLAALGKGTDTLLSAAVGTLKTAPVLSAESVAPAARN